In Neorhizobium galegae, the following proteins share a genomic window:
- a CDS encoding phage gp6-like head-tail connector protein: MALVTLPQVNLALRLDLVEGDERTPDIQLKIAQAEDAVIDYLKKPDHGWTEGTAPPRVQAAIILVIKSLLDDSAAPELLSGLGTGDPKNPAVALLYRLRDPAIA, encoded by the coding sequence ATGGCGCTCGTGACTCTGCCGCAAGTCAACCTCGCTCTCCGCCTCGACCTCGTCGAAGGCGACGAGCGGACGCCAGACATTCAGTTGAAGATCGCTCAGGCAGAAGACGCGGTTATTGACTACCTGAAAAAGCCTGATCACGGTTGGACGGAGGGCACCGCCCCGCCTCGCGTACAAGCGGCGATCATCCTGGTGATCAAGAGCCTCCTCGACGACAGTGCCGCACCTGAATTGCTTTCAGGCCTTGGCACCGGCGATCCAAAGAACCCGGCCGTCGCGCTTCTTTACCGTCTTCGTGATCCGGCAATCGCATGA
- a CDS encoding phage tail tube protein codes for MAEPTTIKGGKVRVLLGNDATPIVYIAPCGFSQRTVTINKGLEEVNLPDCADPDAVNWLGRDAVSLSMSVNGEGVLSEESVETWLDAAENVESIPVKVEWEFPTKTITWTGKMHVESFEAGAQDGRRVTGNVGMQSDGKMTRVVTEAP; via the coding sequence ATGGCAGAACCGACAACCATCAAAGGCGGCAAAGTCCGGGTGCTCCTTGGCAATGACGCCACCCCTATCGTCTACATCGCGCCTTGCGGCTTCAGCCAGCGCACCGTCACCATCAACAAGGGCCTGGAAGAGGTAAATCTCCCGGACTGCGCCGATCCCGACGCGGTGAATTGGCTTGGTCGAGATGCCGTGTCGCTGTCCATGAGCGTCAATGGCGAGGGCGTGCTCTCGGAAGAAAGCGTCGAGACCTGGCTTGATGCCGCCGAGAACGTAGAATCCATTCCGGTCAAGGTCGAATGGGAATTCCCGACCAAGACGATCACCTGGACCGGCAAGATGCACGTCGAGAGCTTCGAAGCCGGCGCCCAAGACGGCCGCCGCGTCACCGGCAATGTGGGAATGCAGAGCGACGGCAAAATGACCCGCGTCGTTACTGAGGCGCCGTAA
- a CDS encoding DUF6950 family protein → MRHDDWEKRLNAVVAKHLALPGQWGMSDCWMMTMDAIEAVTGSRILPHLQNYRSEAEGYTVFRKAGFQETVEEALAAELDEPIPAMMAQRGDVGVIERDGAISCGVFVSTGFAVKTIYGHVERVGGKRVEVTTGSDLEIMSVLFVKRAYKVR, encoded by the coding sequence ATGAGACATGATGATTGGGAAAAGCGCCTCAACGCGGTTGTGGCGAAGCATCTGGCGTTGCCCGGTCAATGGGGCATGTCCGACTGCTGGATGATGACCATGGACGCAATCGAGGCCGTGACCGGCTCTCGCATTCTGCCGCATCTCCAGAATTACCGGAGCGAGGCGGAAGGCTACACGGTGTTCCGCAAGGCCGGCTTCCAGGAGACAGTCGAGGAAGCGCTCGCCGCCGAACTCGACGAGCCCATCCCGGCGATGATGGCGCAGCGCGGCGACGTCGGCGTGATCGAGCGCGACGGCGCTATCTCCTGCGGCGTGTTCGTCTCGACCGGCTTTGCCGTGAAAACGATTTATGGCCACGTCGAGAGGGTCGGCGGCAAGCGGGTCGAGGTCACGACCGGCTCGGATCTCGAAATCATGTCCGTGCTGTTCGTCAAGCGCGCTTACAAGGTTCGATAA
- a CDS encoding phage portal protein: MRLFGRNFFGERSAAKAMAPVTQGRGGWYRILESFPGAWQQNVEVKFDSVLSNHADFACRTLIASDIAKLRIKLVQKDGDGIWSETANPAYSPVLRKPNDFQNRIQFMESWVLSKLQRGNAYILKQRDGRGVVKKLYVLDPTLATPLVSDDGSVFYQLSKDPLASIEQSIIVPAREIIHDRFNCFFHPLVGLSPIFAGGLAAMQGLAIQNDSALFFQNGAQPGGILTAPGAISDETAARLKAHWDTNFSGKNSGKVAVLGDGLKYEGMKAKATDSQLIEQLKWSGEVVCSTYHVPPYKIGLGPMPTNNNVQSLNVEYYSQCLQVLLESIELCLDEGLAIGEALGTEFDTDNLLRMDSVTQMDMLDKSKGIMAPNEQRKRLDLKPVAGGDSPMLQQQNFSLEALAKRDAQDDPFGRAPKASPIVDEGDPAAAEADKALFMRATLRKELGLAA, encoded by the coding sequence ATGCGACTTTTTGGCAGGAACTTCTTCGGCGAGCGCTCGGCAGCGAAAGCCATGGCGCCCGTCACTCAGGGCCGTGGCGGCTGGTACCGCATTCTCGAATCCTTCCCGGGTGCGTGGCAGCAGAACGTCGAGGTCAAATTTGATTCCGTTCTGTCCAACCATGCCGACTTTGCATGCCGCACCCTGATCGCCTCCGACATCGCAAAGCTGCGCATAAAGCTGGTGCAGAAGGATGGGGATGGGATCTGGAGCGAGACCGCCAATCCCGCGTATTCGCCCGTCCTGCGCAAGCCGAACGATTTTCAGAACCGTATCCAGTTCATGGAAAGTTGGGTGCTCTCGAAGCTCCAGCGCGGCAACGCTTATATCCTGAAGCAGCGCGACGGCCGCGGCGTCGTCAAGAAGCTCTATGTGCTCGATCCCACACTCGCCACACCGCTCGTGTCGGACGATGGCAGCGTGTTCTATCAGCTGAGCAAGGACCCGCTGGCCTCGATCGAGCAAAGCATCATCGTGCCGGCGCGCGAGATCATCCATGACCGGTTCAACTGCTTCTTTCACCCGCTGGTCGGTTTGTCGCCGATCTTCGCCGGCGGGCTCGCAGCAATGCAGGGCCTTGCGATCCAGAACGACAGCGCCCTGTTCTTCCAGAACGGGGCCCAGCCTGGCGGCATCCTGACCGCCCCGGGCGCTATTTCTGACGAAACAGCGGCTCGTTTGAAGGCGCACTGGGATACGAATTTCTCAGGCAAGAATTCGGGCAAGGTCGCGGTTCTCGGCGATGGGCTGAAGTATGAGGGGATGAAGGCGAAGGCGACTGACTCTCAGCTGATCGAACAGCTGAAATGGTCCGGGGAAGTCGTCTGCTCGACTTACCACGTCCCGCCGTACAAGATCGGTCTTGGCCCAATGCCGACGAACAACAACGTCCAGAGCCTCAACGTCGAATACTATTCGCAGTGCCTGCAGGTGCTGCTGGAATCCATTGAGCTGTGCCTCGATGAGGGGCTCGCAATCGGCGAGGCGTTGGGAACCGAGTTCGACACCGACAATCTCCTGCGCATGGACAGCGTCACCCAGATGGACATGCTCGACAAGTCGAAGGGCATCATGGCTCCGAACGAGCAGCGCAAACGGCTTGATCTGAAGCCGGTGGCCGGCGGCGACAGCCCAATGCTCCAGCAGCAGAACTTCAGCCTCGAGGCGTTGGCGAAGCGCGACGCACAAGACGATCCTTTTGGCCGCGCGCCCAAGGCATCACCGATCGTCGATGAGGGCGATCCGGCAGCAGCCGAGGCCGACAAGGCGCTGTTCATGCGCGCGACGCTGCGTAAGGAACTGGGCCTCGCGGCCTGA
- a CDS encoding phage major capsid protein: protein MTVTRRAYSFLTIKTVNEEKRIIRGIATTPAVDRVGDIVEPLGVKFTNPMPFLWQHDARKPIGTVKFDPPTKDGITFEAELPVMDEPGTLKDRIDEAWQSIKLGLVRAVSIGFRAVEYSFMENGGIKFTESEVYELSAVTIPAQPEAVMTSIKNMDAVGVAFIKSFDTNAPAATGTIERPAKTPPGASGKSHNPVNLRPKEGIEMKTIAEQIAALEASRQAKAARMAEVMQKSMDEGRSTDQAEQEEFDTLAQEVDAIDADLKRFRALEKSQASNAKPVVANQIKTSADGSAARGGITISKPEPAKGIRFARYAKCLAISSKTQQPLVAVAEGFYGKTDPDLVDIVKAAVSAMTSANTDALIGNEGGFADFVEFLRPMTILGRFGTGNIPSLTQIPFRVPLITENSETEAQWVGEGKGKPLTKFTVGRNEINPLKIAAIAVQTMELIRDSSPSSDVLLRNSLAKAIAKRSDLSFVDPASAAVANVRPASILNGVAAIGNSAATGADAVREDVQAIIGAFVTANNALQSGVWLMSATYALRLMMMLNPLGQREFPGITMQGGTFFERPVIVSNYLTDYVALVNAEDIYLADEGGVDIAMSTEASLEMVDNPTQDSGAADPVETSVVSMFQTNSVAFRAERTMNWARRRASAVAWMDNITWGDPVAP from the coding sequence ATGACAGTGACGCGCCGCGCATACTCGTTCCTGACGATCAAGACGGTGAACGAGGAAAAGCGGATCATCCGCGGCATCGCCACCACGCCGGCCGTCGATCGCGTCGGCGACATCGTCGAGCCGTTGGGCGTGAAGTTCACGAACCCAATGCCGTTCCTCTGGCAGCACGACGCCCGCAAGCCGATCGGCACCGTCAAGTTCGATCCGCCCACCAAGGACGGCATTACCTTCGAAGCCGAGCTCCCGGTAATGGATGAGCCCGGCACCCTCAAGGATCGCATCGACGAGGCTTGGCAGTCGATCAAGCTCGGCCTGGTCCGCGCAGTCTCCATCGGCTTCCGAGCCGTCGAATACAGCTTCATGGAAAACGGTGGCATCAAGTTCACCGAATCCGAGGTCTACGAGCTCTCCGCCGTCACCATCCCGGCCCAGCCGGAAGCGGTGATGACGAGCATCAAGAATATGGACGCGGTTGGTGTCGCGTTCATCAAGTCCTTCGACACGAACGCTCCTGCCGCGACCGGCACTATCGAGCGTCCCGCGAAGACACCTCCCGGCGCTTCGGGAAAGTCCCACAACCCCGTCAACTTGCGCCCCAAGGAGGGCATTGAAATGAAGACGATTGCCGAGCAGATCGCTGCTCTTGAGGCCTCGCGTCAGGCGAAGGCCGCCCGCATGGCGGAAGTCATGCAGAAGTCCATGGATGAAGGCCGCTCGACCGACCAGGCCGAGCAGGAAGAGTTCGACACGCTCGCCCAGGAGGTCGACGCGATCGATGCCGACCTCAAGCGGTTCCGGGCACTGGAAAAGTCCCAGGCCTCGAACGCAAAGCCGGTGGTCGCGAACCAGATCAAGACCTCGGCGGACGGCTCCGCTGCTCGCGGTGGTATCACGATCTCCAAGCCGGAGCCGGCCAAGGGCATCCGCTTCGCCCGTTACGCGAAGTGCCTTGCCATCTCCAGCAAGACGCAGCAGCCGCTCGTCGCTGTCGCAGAAGGTTTTTATGGCAAGACCGACCCGGATCTGGTCGACATCGTCAAGGCGGCCGTCTCCGCCATGACCTCGGCCAATACGGACGCGCTGATCGGCAACGAGGGCGGCTTCGCCGACTTCGTCGAGTTCCTCCGCCCCATGACCATCCTCGGCCGCTTCGGTACCGGCAACATTCCGTCGCTGACGCAGATCCCGTTCCGGGTGCCGCTGATCACGGAAAACTCCGAGACCGAGGCCCAGTGGGTCGGCGAAGGCAAGGGCAAGCCGCTGACGAAATTCACCGTCGGCCGCAATGAGATCAATCCTCTGAAGATCGCAGCCATCGCGGTCCAGACGATGGAGCTCATTCGCGACAGCTCGCCGTCCTCGGACGTCCTGCTCCGCAACTCCCTTGCAAAGGCGATTGCCAAGCGCTCCGACCTCTCCTTCGTCGATCCGGCCTCGGCGGCGGTGGCAAACGTCCGCCCCGCTTCCATCCTCAACGGCGTGGCGGCGATCGGCAACAGCGCCGCGACCGGTGCCGATGCTGTCCGGGAAGACGTGCAGGCGATCATCGGTGCCTTCGTGACGGCGAACAACGCCCTGCAGTCTGGCGTCTGGCTCATGTCGGCGACCTACGCGCTGCGGCTGATGATGATGCTGAACCCGCTTGGACAGCGGGAATTCCCCGGCATCACCATGCAGGGCGGCACGTTCTTCGAGCGCCCCGTCATCGTGTCGAACTACCTGACCGACTACGTGGCCCTCGTGAACGCGGAAGACATCTACCTGGCGGATGAAGGGGGCGTCGATATCGCGATGTCGACCGAAGCCTCGCTGGAGATGGTGGACAATCCGACCCAGGATTCGGGTGCCGCCGATCCGGTGGAAACCAGCGTCGTGTCCATGTTCCAGACGAACAGCGTGGCCTTCCGCGCCGAGCGCACCATGAACTGGGCTCGCCGCCGCGCCAGCGCCGTCGCGTGGATGGACAACATCACCTGGGGCGACCCGGTAGCGCCGTAA
- a CDS encoding HK97-gp10 family putative phage morphogenesis protein, translating to MRSVTKILNLDRLNRKLRRLPEVAKREIRAGMERAAEQIVALMKNLVPEADGTLRDSIGWTWGKAPKGSLAVGAVKGGKGDGLTVTIYAGNDKAYYARWVEFGTSQHTNGGKFPGTKNPGTRARPFFYVSWRANKRSAKRLVRKGVRDAAKKVAAGG from the coding sequence ATGCGGTCAGTGACGAAAATTCTCAACCTTGACCGCCTCAATCGGAAACTGAGGCGCCTGCCGGAAGTCGCAAAGCGCGAAATCCGGGCCGGGATGGAGCGGGCGGCGGAGCAGATCGTCGCCCTGATGAAGAACCTTGTGCCGGAAGCCGACGGGACCTTGCGCGACAGTATCGGTTGGACCTGGGGTAAGGCTCCGAAGGGTTCGCTGGCTGTGGGGGCGGTCAAAGGCGGCAAGGGCGATGGACTGACGGTCACGATCTATGCCGGCAATGACAAAGCCTACTATGCCCGATGGGTTGAATTCGGGACGTCCCAGCATACCAACGGCGGAAAGTTCCCCGGCACCAAGAACCCCGGCACCAGAGCAAGGCCATTCTTCTACGTCAGCTGGCGCGCGAACAAGCGGTCCGCCAAGCGCCTCGTGCGCAAGGGCGTAAGGGACGCCGCGAAGAAGGTCGCCGCCGGCGGCTGA
- a CDS encoding tape measure protein, with amino-acid sequence MAATDLERLVVQLSADLKGYENSMRKAQGVTNQRLGAIQKKALASSTAIAGAFIKSGAAIAGAFIANDVIRNIGQLSDAATRIDNALKVAGLSGAELETVYQRLNKAAIANGAPIETLATLYGKAAQSQKELGVTTEELLGFTNNVALALRVAGTDAQSASGALLQLGQALGSGKVQAEEFNSILEGAPTIAQAAAAGLKEAGGSVSRLKGLVVDGKISSEAFFRAFEAGAPILQSKVAGSVFTIEQAAGNLWTALINVAREFNNSTGASKNFAGGMNTAAKAINGFDVSALIQKVRDARKELDSYLSSLGNAQVFKDLASGLGVLDSDGNVIKLDTSQASGETAILQKEVKLLQDRIALNTSLGFDNTGAIARLDEVLGKLNQVRGAAGSVPAPLGNGLIEPVIGGTNGNMGGPSTRGGARRPVAVAPVSVKDFRPPVGKSGSGKPKTDDLQREIAQIKERTEALQAETAAQAQVNPLIDDYGFAVEKAAAKHDLLKAAQEAGKKVTPELAAQIDTLATSYANAVVASERLAESQDRVRQAAEDAREFNKDLTRGIIDGFVEGKKAADVFADSLKKIGDRLLGMALDSIFDSPGKGGAGFNPLSFLGDIFRASGGPVRKGQPYVVGEKRPELFVPDQNGSIVSRVPTATPTMPSLGNIAPGRSSGMAIDVSVSVDENGNLQAFVNSVAQQKAAGAIRAYDAGGMQRTVNHIQTARKYNAKI; translated from the coding sequence ATGGCTGCAACTGACCTTGAGCGCCTTGTGGTGCAGCTTTCTGCTGACCTGAAAGGCTATGAAAACTCGATGAGGAAGGCGCAGGGCGTCACGAACCAGCGTCTTGGAGCAATCCAGAAGAAGGCTCTGGCTTCGAGTACGGCTATTGCGGGCGCATTCATTAAGTCAGGCGCTGCGATCGCTGGCGCCTTCATTGCGAACGACGTTATCCGCAACATCGGCCAGCTGTCCGACGCCGCCACGCGCATCGACAACGCTCTGAAGGTTGCCGGTCTCTCCGGTGCCGAACTGGAAACCGTCTATCAGCGCCTGAACAAGGCAGCCATCGCCAACGGGGCCCCGATAGAGACGCTTGCCACGCTCTACGGCAAGGCCGCGCAAAGCCAGAAAGAACTCGGTGTCACGACCGAGGAACTGCTCGGCTTCACTAACAACGTCGCGCTCGCACTGCGCGTTGCCGGCACAGATGCTCAGTCGGCCAGCGGTGCATTGCTGCAGCTCGGCCAGGCGCTGGGCAGCGGCAAGGTTCAAGCAGAGGAATTCAATTCGATCCTGGAGGGCGCTCCAACCATCGCCCAGGCAGCGGCAGCCGGATTGAAAGAAGCCGGCGGCTCTGTCTCGCGCCTGAAGGGGCTCGTGGTCGATGGGAAGATCTCGTCGGAAGCGTTCTTCCGTGCATTTGAGGCAGGCGCTCCGATCCTCCAGAGCAAGGTGGCCGGTTCCGTTTTCACCATCGAGCAGGCGGCCGGCAACCTGTGGACGGCTTTGATTAATGTCGCCCGCGAGTTCAACAATTCGACTGGCGCCAGCAAGAATTTCGCGGGCGGCATGAACACCGCCGCGAAGGCGATCAACGGCTTCGACGTGTCGGCGCTCATTCAGAAGGTCCGAGACGCCAGGAAGGAGCTCGACTCGTATCTAAGCAGCCTCGGCAATGCTCAAGTCTTCAAGGATCTGGCGTCTGGCCTCGGCGTACTCGACAGCGATGGCAACGTAATCAAGCTCGATACGTCCCAAGCATCTGGCGAAACCGCCATCCTGCAAAAGGAGGTCAAGCTCCTTCAAGATCGTATCGCGCTGAACACAAGCCTCGGCTTCGATAATACAGGGGCAATCGCGCGCCTGGATGAAGTTCTAGGCAAGTTAAATCAGGTTAGGGGAGCCGCTGGCTCGGTACCGGCACCTTTGGGCAACGGCCTGATTGAGCCCGTCATTGGCGGCACCAATGGCAACATGGGCGGGCCTTCCACCCGTGGCGGTGCTCGCCGTCCAGTGGCCGTCGCGCCGGTCTCGGTCAAGGACTTCAGGCCGCCAGTCGGCAAGTCGGGCAGCGGGAAACCGAAGACCGATGATCTTCAGCGAGAGATTGCGCAGATCAAGGAGCGGACCGAAGCCCTCCAGGCTGAGACGGCTGCCCAGGCACAAGTCAATCCGCTCATCGACGACTACGGGTTTGCCGTCGAGAAGGCCGCTGCGAAACATGATCTGCTGAAGGCCGCCCAGGAAGCAGGCAAGAAGGTCACTCCAGAGCTTGCCGCTCAGATCGACACGCTGGCCACCTCCTACGCCAACGCCGTCGTAGCGTCGGAACGGCTGGCCGAAAGTCAGGATCGCGTCAGGCAGGCAGCTGAGGACGCCCGCGAGTTCAACAAGGACCTCACGCGCGGAATCATCGACGGGTTTGTTGAGGGCAAGAAAGCGGCGGACGTATTCGCAGACAGCCTGAAGAAGATCGGCGATCGGCTTCTCGGGATGGCGCTGGACAGCATCTTCGATAGTCCGGGCAAAGGCGGCGCTGGCTTTAATCCCTTGAGCTTCCTCGGTGACATCTTCCGGGCCAGCGGCGGCCCGGTGAGGAAGGGGCAACCGTATGTCGTCGGTGAGAAGCGGCCGGAGCTATTTGTTCCGGATCAAAACGGGTCGATCGTATCGCGCGTGCCGACTGCTACGCCGACAATGCCGAGCCTCGGGAACATCGCTCCCGGACGGTCATCTGGAATGGCAATCGACGTCAGTGTTTCCGTGGATGAGAACGGGAACCTTCAGGCATTCGTCAATAGTGTTGCTCAGCAAAAAGCCGCAGGGGCAATCCGAGCTTATGACGCCGGAGGCATGCAACGGACAGTCAATCACATACAGACTGCCCGTAAGTACAACGCAAAAATCTAA
- a CDS encoding DUF3168 domain-containing protein, producing the protein MSVSVSFQDLVLARLLANEAVIEIVADRIVDGGDDDLAFPNITLGASDFFPDDADCVRGREETLQIDCWTRDAGKKWPCRKLVDAVKNALHDAEGDLTEGALVLMRVDLARVFSDPDGITTHGVVQVTGVIEE; encoded by the coding sequence ATGAGCGTCTCGGTTTCGTTTCAGGACCTTGTCCTGGCCCGCTTGCTCGCCAATGAGGCAGTGATCGAGATCGTCGCCGACAGGATCGTTGATGGTGGTGACGACGACCTGGCATTCCCCAACATCACCTTGGGGGCGTCCGATTTCTTCCCCGACGATGCGGACTGCGTCCGAGGGAGAGAAGAGACCCTGCAGATCGACTGCTGGACGCGGGACGCTGGCAAGAAGTGGCCGTGTAGGAAGCTGGTCGATGCGGTGAAAAACGCTCTGCACGACGCCGAGGGCGACCTGACCGAAGGTGCGCTGGTGTTGATGCGCGTCGATCTCGCGCGGGTGTTCAGTGATCCCGACGGCATCACCACCCACGGCGTGGTTCAGGTCACTGGCGTCATTGAGGAGTAG
- a CDS encoding gene transfer agent family protein: MARDAQITIPWADGDFTFRLGWGELAELQEKTEAGPYVVLHRLHSHQWRVEDISNVIRLGLIGGGFPAAEAMKKVRYYVENRPPLENHSVAVAILSAGLLGAPEEPVGEQEAPTPTAG, translated from the coding sequence ATGGCTCGGGACGCGCAAATCACGATCCCCTGGGCGGACGGTGACTTCACCTTCCGCCTCGGCTGGGGCGAACTGGCCGAGCTCCAAGAAAAGACCGAGGCCGGCCCCTACGTGGTCCTGCATCGTCTGCATTCGCATCAGTGGCGCGTCGAAGACATCTCGAACGTTATCCGCCTTGGTTTGATCGGCGGCGGATTTCCGGCGGCTGAAGCAATGAAAAAGGTGCGTTATTACGTCGAGAACCGGCCTCCGTTGGAAAACCATTCGGTTGCCGTTGCTATTCTTTCCGCGGGTCTTCTTGGTGCCCCGGAGGAGCCTGTGGGGGAGCAGGAAGCGCCAACTCCAACAGCCGGATAG
- a CDS encoding head-tail adaptor protein, whose protein sequence is MSPASNLNQRVAFDALVRSPDGHGGTTTGWGAPEAAVMAWAHFRYLRGGEAVQAARLAGRQPMVVTIRKSAAAAQITNDWRMRDVCTGAIYNIRAIVPTDDRGFLELTVEGGVAV, encoded by the coding sequence ATGAGCCCCGCGAGCAACCTCAATCAGCGCGTCGCCTTCGATGCCCTTGTCCGATCTCCGGATGGTCACGGCGGCACGACGACAGGCTGGGGAGCGCCAGAAGCGGCCGTGATGGCCTGGGCTCACTTCCGGTACCTTCGCGGCGGTGAGGCTGTCCAGGCGGCTCGTCTGGCCGGGAGGCAACCCATGGTGGTCACGATCCGCAAGAGCGCCGCGGCAGCGCAGATCACGAATGACTGGCGCATGCGCGATGTCTGCACCGGCGCGATCTACAACATCCGGGCGATCGTTCCGACCGATGACCGTGGGTTTTTGGAACTGACCGTGGAAGGCGGGGTGGCGGTATGA
- a CDS encoding phage tail protein, whose translation MPFISAIVGAIGGALGLGTIGLAIAKAVIGIGISLIVNKLQADRAKKSEKQASGTQFEREYGENISRKVACGLVGIAGHDCYVNTYGSSNMYLEQVFVLSDFPCDGLSRIWAGGQLLQLSTPDGTHFSVVAGDYAGLMSFVFYHGTQTGADGGLVANSNPFGRWTADHVGSGQCYLIARLVYDQEKLSQFPDFFFEIRGARLYDFRKDDTVGGSGPHRWGNYATYQFSENPVVFDYNYRRGFSWNGDLFLGMDMDAVDLPIDRYAMAANICDENTGGEPRYRCSVLLDADVDHGDNIESIMVSCGGIVVDSVEGSWPIIGTEQPIVETFTDDDLIVTEPVRFQKRRSMADLTNSVSGTYPEPANMWSPAGYDTQSNPTQVALDRRTRDVQLNFPTVRSKRQANQLASIYYNENRYEATADIVLRPRFQTIRVGDWVQWNSARYGSITFVVQSRSIRALSSDGPRNVVLSLQERSGAIYTSVGLVPPNVPIPNGEPVYLNALQDWAVIAVIATGADGRTYPAFRMTWAPIDDVTVTGVVFEWWIKTEPANKFTRQVDRQAAVTFIQEGIVNLTDYEFRHRLIADRPTNWTAPITVTSADAGNPDIEVGLGNLRDDVMAVFTELYASLNRNETLLARLQQNLQINGGVSQTLGRKLQQLGASFTEEVVIITSNIANVVGKTEELIAEFGESLANGMIAFQAVAAPAGVTVRYAILLKASIEDEFKESGLFIEIYTDGGILKSRTVFHVDQFVVTDGGDASYPMVFENGELKLNIANIGTVNAGIIQSPNGKMVIDVNNGTIVISS comes from the coding sequence ATGCCCTTCATTTCAGCAATCGTTGGCGCGATCGGCGGGGCGCTCGGTCTCGGCACGATCGGTCTTGCCATCGCCAAGGCCGTTATCGGGATCGGTATCAGCCTTATCGTTAACAAGCTCCAGGCGGACCGGGCGAAGAAATCAGAGAAGCAGGCATCCGGCACGCAGTTCGAGCGGGAGTATGGCGAGAACATCAGCCGCAAGGTGGCATGCGGCCTTGTCGGGATCGCGGGCCATGATTGCTATGTGAACACCTACGGCTCGTCGAACATGTATCTCGAGCAGGTATTTGTTCTGTCGGACTTCCCATGCGACGGCCTGTCCAGGATCTGGGCCGGCGGCCAATTGTTGCAGCTCTCGACGCCAGACGGCACGCACTTCTCGGTCGTCGCCGGAGACTACGCGGGCCTCATGAGCTTCGTCTTTTACCATGGCACCCAGACGGGGGCCGATGGCGGATTGGTCGCCAACTCGAATCCTTTCGGCCGCTGGACTGCTGATCATGTCGGCTCCGGTCAATGCTACCTGATCGCGCGGCTGGTCTATGACCAGGAGAAGCTTTCCCAGTTCCCCGACTTCTTCTTCGAGATCCGCGGCGCCCGTCTCTACGATTTTCGCAAAGACGACACGGTCGGCGGCTCCGGACCGCATCGCTGGGGCAACTACGCAACCTACCAGTTCTCCGAAAACCCGGTGGTTTTCGATTACAATTACCGGCGCGGTTTTTCGTGGAACGGCGACCTGTTCCTCGGTATGGACATGGATGCGGTCGACCTGCCGATCGACCGCTATGCGATGGCCGCGAACATCTGCGACGAGAATACCGGCGGCGAGCCGCGCTACCGCTGTTCCGTCCTGCTCGACGCGGACGTCGACCACGGCGACAATATCGAGTCCATCATGGTCTCCTGTGGCGGCATCGTCGTCGACAGCGTCGAGGGCTCCTGGCCGATCATCGGAACCGAACAGCCGATCGTCGAGACGTTCACCGATGACGATCTGATTGTGACGGAGCCGGTGCGGTTCCAGAAGCGCCGGTCGATGGCGGACCTCACCAATTCCGTCTCCGGCACATATCCCGAGCCTGCAAACATGTGGTCGCCAGCTGGCTATGACACGCAGAGCAACCCGACACAGGTGGCGCTCGATCGGCGGACGCGCGATGTCCAGCTCAACTTCCCGACGGTGCGTTCGAAGCGACAGGCGAACCAGCTGGCCTCGATCTACTACAATGAGAACCGATATGAGGCGACCGCGGATATCGTCCTGCGTCCTCGCTTCCAGACGATCCGGGTCGGCGATTGGGTGCAATGGAATTCGGCGCGCTACGGCTCGATCACATTTGTCGTCCAGAGCCGCTCGATCAGGGCTTTGAGCAGTGACGGCCCGCGCAACGTCGTCCTGTCGCTGCAGGAGCGCTCCGGAGCGATCTACACCTCGGTCGGGCTCGTGCCCCCGAACGTGCCGATCCCGAACGGAGAGCCGGTCTACCTGAACGCCCTTCAGGATTGGGCCGTCATCGCTGTGATTGCTACCGGGGCGGACGGCCGGACCTATCCGGCTTTTCGCATGACCTGGGCGCCGATCGACGACGTAACGGTCACCGGCGTGGTGTTCGAGTGGTGGATCAAGACCGAGCCGGCGAACAAGTTCACCCGTCAGGTGGATCGTCAGGCGGCCGTCACCTTCATCCAGGAAGGTATCGTGAACCTGACGGACTACGAGTTCCGTCACAGGCTGATCGCCGACCGCCCGACCAACTGGACCGCTCCGATCACAGTAACCTCGGCTGACGCCGGCAATCCAGATATCGAGGTCGGGCTCGGCAATCTGCGCGACGACGTGATGGCGGTGTTCACCGAACTGTACGCCAGCCTCAATCGCAATGAGACGCTGCTCGCGCGCCTGCAGCAGAACCTCCAGATCAATGGCGGCGTTTCGCAGACGTTGGGGCGAAAGCTTCAGCAGCTCGGCGCGAGCTTCACCGAAGAAGTCGTGATCATCACCTCGAACATCGCCAACGTAGTGGGGAAAACCGAAGAGCTGATCGCGGAGTTCGGCGAGAGCCTGGCGAATGGCATGATCGCCTTCCAGGCGGTTGCGGCGCCTGCCGGTGTAACGGTCCGCTACGCCATCTTGCTGAAGGCCTCCATCGAGGATGAATTCAAAGAGAGCGGCCTCTTTATCGAGATCTACACCGATGGCGGCATCCTCAAGTCACGGACCGTTTTCCACGTCGATCAGTTCGTTGTCACAGACGGCGGCGATGCAAGCTATCCGATGGTGTTCGAGAACGGCGAGCTCAAGCTCAACATCGCCAATATTGGCACGGTCAACGCCGGCATCATCCAGAGCCCCAACGGCAAGATGGTCATCGACGTCAACAACGGCACGATCGTGATCAGTTCATGA